attcttccaacccTTACTCCAGGATTCAAACTGCAGCATGTCCTCTACTTCCACCAATACCACTGGCATTTCCAGGCATTAAGTGGGAATGCTcagggaaagagaagaagcacTGATATAGAGAGAATTAGAAGATTTCCAGTTCAAGCAAAACTGGTACTGACCAAATGGCTGCTTAGGTGGAATGGAGAGACAAATGATGGGGAGGTAACAGAGAGTAAAAACAATACCGAGTTGAGGGTGGGGAATGGGATGAAAATGGGTTTCTAGCCCAGGAGAATCAACTTCAGGCTGAATGAGTAGATGACCTTcatgaaatacagtaaaaagaggTGAAAGCGAGAGGAGATTGTGAGGGAATTTGAAATGGACAGAGAGAGGTACACTCAGTAGTAGTAATGTACATAGGTTAAGTATGAAATCTTATATAGTTCTGTCTTGCATTCCACATTAAAAGTGAAATTTTTTGTATTTATAATTGACAAACGtatctttcttttttcagaaatATGAACCATTTGATCCTGAACACCTAAGTTTATTGCAAGCATGTTGATCCCAGAAGGATGGATATCAATTTTGCCAATTTTCAGATAAAATGCTAGTGTGTAGAAGCACTTTCAAGAATGAATACTGTGCTCAATTATGTTGGTAAATACAGAAGGATGAGAAGAACATTATGATGGCAAAGAACAAAGAACCTCGTCCCCCATCATATGCTATCAGCGTTGTTGGACTTTCTGGGACTGAAAAAGACAAGGGGAACTGTGGAGTTGGAAAGTCGTGTTTGTGCAATAGGTTTGTGCGTTCAAAAGCAGATGAATATTACCCTGAACATACCTCTGTGCTTAGCACAATTGACTTTGGTGGACGAGTTGTTAATAATGATCACTTTTTATACTGGGGTGACGTAATACAATGTGGAGAAGATGGAATAGATTGCAAAATTCATGTTATTGAACAAACCGAATTCATTGATGATCAGACTTTTTTGCCTCATCGGAGTACGAACTTACAACCTTATATAAAACGTGCTGCTGCAACAAAATTGCAGTCAGCAGAAAAACTTATGTATATTTGCACAGATCAGCTTGGGTTAGAGCAAGACTTTGAGCAGAAGCAAATGCCTGAGGGAAAGCTAAACATCGATGGATTCTTATTATGTATTGATGTAAGTCAAGGATGCAACAGGAAGTTTGATGACCAACTTAAATTTGTAAATAACCTCTACATTCAGATATCAAAATCTAAAAAGCCTATAATAATAGCAGCAACAAAATGTGATGAATGTGTAGAACATTATTTGCGGGAAGTTCAGGCTTTTGCTTCAAATAAGAAGAACCTTCTGGTAATAGAAACATCAGCAAGATTCAATGTCAATGTAGAAACATGTTTTACTGCACTGGTACAAATGATGGATAAAACCCGTGGTAAGCCTAAAATAATTCCCTATCTGGATGCTTATAAAACCCAGAGACAGCTTGTTGTAACTTCGACAGATAAATTTGAGAAACTTGTGCAGACTGTGAGAGACTATCATGCCACTTGGAAAACTGTTAGTAATAAACTGAAAAATCACCCAGATTATGAAGAATACATTAATTTAGAAGGtacaaaaaaggccaaaaatacattttcaaaacatATAGAACAGCTTAAGCAAGAACatataagaaaaagaagagaggaatATATTAACGCATTACCGAGAGCTTTTAATACACTTCTGTCAAACCTTGAAGAGATTGAACATTTGAGTTGGCCAGAAGCTTTGAAGTTGATGGAGAAAAGATCAGATTTCCAACTATGTTTTGTAGTGCTAGAAAAAACACCCTGGGATGAAACTGACCATATAGATAAAGTGAATGACAGGAGAATTCCATTTGACCTTTTGAGCACCCTAGAAGCTGAAAAAGTCTATCAAAATCATGTGCAGCATTTAATATCTGAAAAAAGGAGAGTTGAAATGAAGGAGAAGTTCAAAAAAACACTTGAGAAGATACAGTTCATCTCTCCTGGGCAACCATGGGAAGAAGTCATGTGTTTTGTAATGGAGGATGAAGCATTTAAATATATTACAGAGGCTGATAGTAGAGAAGTATATAGTAGGCATCAACGGGAAATAGTTGAAAAAGCCAAAGAAGAGTTTCAGGAAATGCTTTTTGAACATTCAGAACTGTTTTATGACTTGGATTTAAATGCAACACCTAGCTCTGATAAAATGAGTGAAATTCATGCAGTTTTGAGTGAAGAGCCTAGGTACAAAGCTTTACAAAAACTTGCACCTGATAGGGAGTCTCTTCTACTTAAACATATAGGGTTTGTGTATCATCCCACTAAAGAAACGTGTCTCAGTGGCCAAAACTGCATGGACATTAAAGTAGAACAGTTACTTGCTGGTAGTCTTTTGCAGCTGGACCATGGTCGCTCAAATTTTTATCATGATAGTGCCAACATTGATaaagtcaatatttttattttgggtaAAGATGGCCTTGCACAAGAGTTGGCAAATGAGATTCGGACACAGTCTACAGATGATGAGTATGCCTTAGATGGAAAAATATATGAACTTGATCTTAGGCCAGTGGATGCAAAGTCACCTTATCTTCTAAGTCAATTATGGACTTCTGCCTTCAAACCACATGGATGTTTCTGTGTATTTAATTCAATTGAATCACTTAATTTTATTGGAGAATCTATTGGAAAAATCAGGACAGAAGCATCTCAGATAAGAAGAGACAAATATATGGCCAATCTTCCATTTACATTAATACTGGCGAATCAGAGGGAGAGTGTTAGTAAGAATTTGCCAATTCTGAGACACCAAGGACAGCAGTTGGCAAACAAGTTGCAGTGTCCTTTTATAGATGTGCCTGCTGGTACTTATCCACGTAAATTTAACGAGGCCCAAATAAAACAGGCCTTGAGGGGAGTTCTTGAAGCAGTTAAACACAACTTTGATGTTGTAAGCCCTGTTCCTACAATTAAAGACCTCTCAGAAGCAGATTTGAGGATAGTTATGTGTGCCATGTGTGGAGACCCATTCAGTGTGGATCTTATTCTTTCACCCTTCCTTGATTCTCATTCTTGTAGTGCAGCTCAGGCTGGCCAGAATAATTCTCTAATGCTCGATAAAATTATAGGTGAAAAACGGAGACGAATACAGATAACAATACTATCGTATCATTCTTCAATTGGTGTAAGAAAAGATGAACTTGTTCATGGGTATATATTAGTTTACTCTGCCAAACGAAAAGCATCTATGGGAATGCTTCGAGCATTTCTTTCAGAAGTACAGGATACTATTCCTGTCCAGTTGGTGGCTGTTACTGACAGTCAGGCAGATTTCTTTGAGAATGAGGCCATTAAAGAATTAATGACGGAGGGTGAGCATATAGCCACTGAGATTACTGCTAAATTCACAGCTCTATATTCTCTATCTCAGTATCATCGTCAGACTGAGGTTTTTACACTGTTCTTCAGTGATGTTTTGGAGAAGAAAAGTATGATTGAAAATTCTTACATGTCTGATAGTACAAGAGAGGCAACACATATAAGTGAGGATGTTTTCCTGCATTCTCCCAGAGGAGGCTCTCACGCGTACAATTATTACCCAGATTCAGAAGATGATACTGAAGCCCCACCTCCTTACAGTCCAATTGGAGATGATGTACAGTTGCTCCCTACACCTGATCGCTCAAAGTATCGGTTAGATTTGGAAGGTAATGAATATCCTGTTCATAGCACACCACTCAACTGTCATGATCATGAACGCAACCATAAAGTGCCTCCTCCCATAAAACCGAAACCAATGGTACCGAAGACAAATGTGAAGAAACTAGATCCAAATCTTGTAAAAACTATTGAGGCTGGCATTGGTAAAAATCCAAGGAAACAATCCAGAATGGTTCTGGCACCATCTGATGAACTTGATCAGTCTGATAATTATGCAGAACCTATAGATACTATTTTTAAGCATAGAGGTGTTGCAGATGATATCTACGCAATTCCAGATGATAGTCAGAATCGCATGATCAAAATTCGAAATTCATTTATTATAAATAATGCCCAAGGAGATGAAGAAAATGGGTTTCCTGATAGAATTTCAAAGACACAAGGAGAGCGAAGACcttcaaaatacaaatacaaatcaaaaaCTCTGTTCAGCAAAGCAAAGTCTTATTACAGGAGAGCACATTCAGATGCAAGTGATGATGAAGCTTTTACAACatctaaaacaaaaagaaaaggacgACATCG
The Pogona vitticeps strain Pit_001003342236 chromosome 1, PviZW2.1, whole genome shotgun sequence genome window above contains:
- the ARHGAP5 gene encoding rho GTPase-activating protein 5, which gives rise to MMAKNKEPRPPSYAISVVGLSGTEKDKGNCGVGKSCLCNRFVRSKADEYYPEHTSVLSTIDFGGRVVNNDHFLYWGDVIQCGEDGIDCKIHVIEQTEFIDDQTFLPHRSTNLQPYIKRAAATKLQSAEKLMYICTDQLGLEQDFEQKQMPEGKLNIDGFLLCIDVSQGCNRKFDDQLKFVNNLYIQISKSKKPIIIAATKCDECVEHYLREVQAFASNKKNLLVIETSARFNVNVETCFTALVQMMDKTRGKPKIIPYLDAYKTQRQLVVTSTDKFEKLVQTVRDYHATWKTVSNKLKNHPDYEEYINLEGTKKAKNTFSKHIEQLKQEHIRKRREEYINALPRAFNTLLSNLEEIEHLSWPEALKLMEKRSDFQLCFVVLEKTPWDETDHIDKVNDRRIPFDLLSTLEAEKVYQNHVQHLISEKRRVEMKEKFKKTLEKIQFISPGQPWEEVMCFVMEDEAFKYITEADSREVYSRHQREIVEKAKEEFQEMLFEHSELFYDLDLNATPSSDKMSEIHAVLSEEPRYKALQKLAPDRESLLLKHIGFVYHPTKETCLSGQNCMDIKVEQLLAGSLLQLDHGRSNFYHDSANIDKVNIFILGKDGLAQELANEIRTQSTDDEYALDGKIYELDLRPVDAKSPYLLSQLWTSAFKPHGCFCVFNSIESLNFIGESIGKIRTEASQIRRDKYMANLPFTLILANQRESVSKNLPILRHQGQQLANKLQCPFIDVPAGTYPRKFNEAQIKQALRGVLEAVKHNFDVVSPVPTIKDLSEADLRIVMCAMCGDPFSVDLILSPFLDSHSCSAAQAGQNNSLMLDKIIGEKRRRIQITILSYHSSIGVRKDELVHGYILVYSAKRKASMGMLRAFLSEVQDTIPVQLVAVTDSQADFFENEAIKELMTEGEHIATEITAKFTALYSLSQYHRQTEVFTLFFSDVLEKKSMIENSYMSDSTREATHISEDVFLHSPRGGSHAYNYYPDSEDDTEAPPPYSPIGDDVQLLPTPDRSKYRLDLEGNEYPVHSTPLNCHDHERNHKVPPPIKPKPMVPKTNVKKLDPNLVKTIEAGIGKNPRKQSRMVLAPSDELDQSDNYAEPIDTIFKHRGVADDIYAIPDDSQNRMIKIRNSFIINNAQGDEENGFPDRISKTQGERRPSKYKYKSKTLFSKAKSYYRRAHSDASDDEAFTTSKTKRKGRHRGSEEDPLLSPVETWKGGIDNPAITSDQELDDKKMKKKTQKVKEDKKQKKKTKTFNPPTRRNWDSNYFGMPLQDLVTPEKPIPHFVEKCVQFIEDTGLCTEGLYRVSGNKTDQDNIQKQFDQDHNISLESMDVTVNAVAGALKAFFADLPDPLIPYSLHPELVEASKILDKTERLYELKEIVKKFHPVNYEVFRYVITHLNRVSQQSRSNFMTADNLSICFWPTLMRPDFENREFLSTTKIHQSVIETFIQQCQFFFYGGEILETSDSVAHQPPPPNPVQMVDPILPFQLPPPLQPQLIQPQLQADPLGII